In the Bacillus sp. HSf4 genome, GTGTACCGGGTGTCAAACGCGGCAAAGTCACGATCATCGGCGGCGGTGCGGTGGGAACAAACGCTGCTAAAATCGCCGTCGGCCTCGGCGCTGACGTCACACTGATCGACCTGAGCGCAGAGCGGCTGCGCCAGCTCGACGACATGTTCGGCAAGGACATCCAAACGCTGATGTCCAATCCGCTCAATATCGCAGAAGCGGTCAAAGAGTCAGATCTTGTGATCGGCGCGGTATTAATTCCGGGAGCAAAAGCGCCAAAGCTTGTCACAGAAGAAATGATCAAGTCCATGTCGCCGGGCTCAGTTGTCGTGGATGTTGCAATTGACCAGGGCGGAATCATTGAGACGGTCGACAAAATCACGACACATGACAACCCGACCTATACAACACACGGTGTCGTCCATTATGCCGTTGCAAATATGCCCGGCGCCGTTCCGCGCACATCAACGATCGGCTTAACAAACGTCACCATTCCTTACGCCATGCAGATCGCCGGCAAAGGTGTTGAAAAAGCGATTGCCGAGAATGAGGCGCTGGCTCGCGGTGTCAACGTGGCGAACGGAAGCATCACATATGAAGCGGTCGCCCGCGATCTTGGATACGAATACACCTCTGTAGAGGATGCGCTTCGGCAAACAGCGGCTGTGTAAACCCATCCCTCCCCATCGATTTGATGGAGAGGGTTTTTTCGGTTTAAGTGACAACATTGTCACCGGGATGTAAGGAAAATCGATAGTACAAAAGCAGCCGTATGGGATAAGGTGGCACTATAAAAATTTCTCCGAGGGAGGATATGACTTTGAGACTGTTTGAAGTGCTGCTGCTTTTGTCGAACACAGGTGTATTGTTGTCCGGTTTTTTTAGAAAGAAACAGCGCAGGATTGCGATTATCATTGGAAGCGGAATTGCCCTGCTTTTCCTGGTCATACACTGGGCGACCGAAGGGTTGCGGGTGCAGCTGCTTTTCCCATATGCCCTGACGGTTCTGTTCTTTGTCGGTTCCATTTATGGATGTTTTAAAAAAATGCTTTTCGAAATATCCCCCGTCACATTTACGTGCTGTGTACTGTCATGCTTATGCTGACCGCGGGCTTCTTGTATGCTTTTCCCGTTTTTCAACTTCCGAAGCCGACGGGTGAATATCAGGTAGGAACACAGACTTTTCACTTTGTCGATTCTGACAGAGATGAGATTTTTGATGAAGTGAAAGAAGGCAAACGGGAGTTGATGGTACAAGTGTGGTACCCGGCAAAACATGCCGATGGAAGACCCGCTCCGTTTATGGAAGGCTCCGTGCTGAAGGAGGAACCGCTCTCGAAAACGCTCAGCCTTCCATCCATCGTGACCAACTATTTGACATACATTCAGAGCCATTCCTATGAAGGGGCCGAGATTGCCGATAACAGCCGTTCTTATCCGCTCATCATCTTAAACCACGGCTACAAGTCATCGCGGTTTTTTCATACTTCACAAGCTGAAAACCTTGCCAGCCATGGCTATATCGTCGCCTCCATCGACCATACATACAGCGCTTTTGCCACCGCATTTCCCGATGGAAGGATGGCCCCGATGAAAACAGATGAATATTTGATCGCTGAAAAAAACTACCGCGACAAGGTAGGGAAGGTTTGGACAGACGATATAAAATTCGTTCTCGACCAGTTCGAACGAATCAATGCCGGGAACCTTCCCACCCGCTTGAAAGGGAGTGTCGATATGAACCATATCGGCGTCTTTGGCCACTCCTTCGGCGGAGCCGCTTCATACGACGCCTCTTATGACAGCAGAGTCACAGCGGGCATTGACCTTGACGGCGGCCTGTACCGCTACCATAACCGTCCGGGTTCAACCAAACCTTTTCTGTTTATGTTCTCTGAAAGCACATTCAACCGCTTTAATAAAGTCAGACAGAAATACGTCTATACTGATAAAGAATTAAAAACAATGGGGGCAACAAGAGAAGAAATCGCTAAGGAGACAAAAGACGCCGAAGCTGAGATCGCCCATTTTCAAAACGCCGGCAAGTACGGCGGCCACATTCTGTATGTCAAAGGAATGGAACACTACAACTTTGCCGATGTCCAGTTTTTCACCCCCTTTCTCCGACAGACCGGAATGACAGGACAAATCGATCCGCTAAGAGCGGCTTCCATCGTCAACGCCTATACCTTAAGCTTTTTTGACAAACATTTAAAAAACAAAAGCGGTCGGCTGCTTGAAGGGCCGGCTGACGAGTTTCCCGAAGTGAAATTTGCCGATACGCTGTTTGATGGGAGAAAGCAATGAAAAAGAAGCCCAGATTTTGTGTCTGGGCATTACTTTTATTTTTCCCTGTCATCTTGCTTTTTGATACAATACAAAATCGTCAATACTCCCCCACGCGCCCGGCCCCGCTGTCACGCTTACACCAATCGTCACCGCCCCGTCTTTCACAAGGATCTCCGAAATCTCAGGGTTCTTCCAGTTTCCCCAGCCATTCACGGCTGCGGCAGCTCGATATTCTTGGCCGCTTGTTTTCGCAAAAAGATATAGTTCCGCACCTTCAGCGTTCCCGCCTTGCAAAAACGCCGAAAGCTGATATGTCCCCCGCTTCAACCCGGTAATCGTCTGTTCTGCTTTGAAATCGACTCTGTCATCCGAGAAAAAATGAAGTGAAACATTTCCCGACTTGGCGTCTGCGGAATTTTCCAGGTAGTCGGTGTGAGGGGAAGCGCCGTTCCCGTCCACATGCTGCTGTCATGCTCTTCAAAGCCAGGATTCAGCACAAGATTTTCAGGTGAGCCAAAACGGTCTTTCCGCCTTTGACAACACCTTCGATCACATATTCTCCAACACCTTTTTTGATGGCCCGTTTCAACGCTTTTTGATCCCATGTCACAACGGCGCTTCCCTCGTCTCCGTTATTGTAGGTGACCTTTACCGATTCAGGCAGAGAAATGTTCCCGCCTGACACTGCGTTTATCGAAACGTCTTTGATCTCGTCAATTGAAAGGCGCACCACCGCACCTGTATCGACGTATTGAAAGACGTTGAGAGAGGGCAATGGACGACCGTTGAAATCAAATAATGCCTGATTGTCTACAGCACTTCCGCCAAACCACTTTCCGGCGTCTTCGGGATCATATTCGGCGGCATAGCTTGTGGCCCAGCCCGAGCCATATGTTTCCCACAGCGTTTTATTTTTTTGGAGCTGATGAGCCGGGCCGACAGGAATCCATGCCGGCTCCCAATAAAAAACGCCAATCCCCGCGTCCCCAACATCAGCAACCGCTTGAATCACATCTCTCACCGCATGCGCCTGCCCTTGAACGGTGACCGGGTAATGTAACGTTTGGCCCGAATCTTTTGGTGCCGTGTTTTCATGGCCATCCCCGTCCTCGGCTGTATACGTATAGGAGGTCTCCGCAACCATCACCTTTTTACCGTAATGGTCGGCCACATGTTTCAGCACCGATGTTAAATTGGCTAGTGTCCCATGCCAAAATGGATAATACGAGCTTGAAAAAACGTCATAGTCTACACCGTTGCGGTCAAGGGTTTCAGCGATTGCTTCATACCGCCCCGGCGTTTCGGGATTGGTAAAGTGAAGAGCCACCAAAACATTTGAATCCACGTCTCTGACCGCTCTGCTCCCTTCATTAAACAATTCGCACATCTTTGACCAGTCTTTTTCACCGGCCATCCCCCCGTTTGTCTCATTGCCAACCTGGACCATGCCAATATCGATTCCCTCTTTTCGCATCGTCTCCAGGCTTTCTTTTGTATATTGGTAGAGCGCCCGTTTTTTATCTTCAAAGCTTAAGTTCGCCCATGCCTTTGGGGCCTTCTGTTTGGCCGGGTCAGCCCAGAAATCGGAGTAATGGAAATCGACCAGCAGTTTCATGTCGTTGGCCGTCGCCCGTTTTCCGATTTGAACGGCCTTCTCAAGATCGCTGTTGCCCCCTCCATAGCCGTGTCCTTTTCTATCATATGGATCATGCCAGACACGCACCCGCACATAATTGACGCCCGCTTCTTGAAGGGTCTTAAATATGTCCTGTTGTTTACCGGACTCATTGTAAAATTCCACGCCGCTTTGTTCTAAAGCGATCACACTGGAGACATCAACTCCTTTTATAAAATCCTTGTCGATCCCGTCTACTTTTTTTACAAAAATATCAGCTTTTACCGGTGCAGAAGCAGCCCCGGCTTCAGCCGGTCGTTCGCCTAACACGACCATCAGTGCGCAAAAAACAGCCAGCAATGTTGGGTACCTTCCTCTTTTTCTCATACTTTCTCCCACCCCTTTTCAAGAAAGCGTTTTCAATTAATCTTTAAAAAAAGCATCCGCTCATGGCTGTCATAAGAGAACGAGCGGATGACCTTGCTGCTACATATTCTTTCGGTTGACTGCGATTCTCGTTTCATACTTGTCCAATGTCACATCACCTGTGATCAATTCACCGGTCAGCATATCCGTGACACTTGATGAAAATGTAACAGGCTGGCGCTTTTCTGTGAAATTCATGACGAAGATATAATCATGTTCATCATTCTGCCGGACCTGGACAGACACTCCTTTGCCGTGATTGACCGGAAATGCCGGCTTTAAGGACAGCTCTTCCATCAAGGATTGGTAAAAATCGCGGTGAAATTGATCGTTTAACCGCGCTCCGATGTAGTGCGTTTTCCCTTCTTGATAGCGGTGGCTTGTAACAGCCGGCGAATTCGCATAAAAATCATCCTGATAGAAGCCTTCAGCGACTGCCGCGTTTATTTTCAGCACGGTTGCATAGTCTCTCAGTTCATACGACTGGTTCCGGTAAGCTACTGCATTTTTGTCGCCTGGATAAAGCGTGTCCGTCTCCATGGGCTCAATGCCAAATATCTCTTTCAGGTCGGGATGCCATCCGCCTAAATAGGTTAAGTCATGTTCATTCACAAGCCCGCTGATGTAAGTCATGACTAATGTACCGCCATTTGCCACAAATGCTTTCAAACGGGCGATCGTTTCTTCGCTTGCTAAATAAAGCATCGGCGCGATTAGAAGTCGGTATGAGGAAAAATCCTGTTCCTTGGTGATGACGTCGACGGGAATATCCCGTTCCCAAAACGGGCGGTAATGCTCATGCAATGTTTGCATATAGCGCTTCGTTTTCAGCCCAAACCCTTGCGCATCAGCAAGCGCCCAATGGTTTTCCCAGTCAAACAGAATCGCTGTGTCCGCCGGACGATTCGTGCCGACGACCTCAGACAGCTGCTCCAGCGTCTGCCCCACCTTCACCACTTCTTGAAAGACGCGGTTCTCTGTACTGTTGTCATGGCCAACAACCGCACCGTGAAATTTTTCCGATGAGCCGCGGGATTTCCGCCATTGAAAATAGAGGATGCTGTCAGATCCGTGGGCGATCATCTGCACAGAAGACAGAAGGTGCATGCCCGGCCGTTTCGCTTTATTAAAATCGTGCCAATTGACAGCGCTTGGCGTCGATTCCATTAAGAGAAACGGCTGCTGTTTCAGGCTGCGGTACAAATCATTGATAAAGCCGACTTTCATGGCCAAATCTGCTGTGCTTTCCCAATCATTGTGCCAGGCGGGATATGCGTCCCAGCTGATCACGTCCAGGTGCTTGGCAAACCTGCTGTAGTCCAGCCCTTGAAACGGAATGAGATCATGCGTGTCCGCCATAAAGTTGGTCGTAATCGGAATATTCGGCGTGATTTCCTTTAACGGAACGATTTCATTTTGAAAAAAAGAGATCGTCTGGTCAGTGACGAAGCGGCGCCAGTCCAAATTCAAGCCGTGCACCGCATGTTCCCCGATCGGAGACGGCGATTCAATCTGTGACCAATCGTTGAAGGTATGGCTCCAAAAAGGCGTCCACCATGCGTCATTCAAAGATTTAAGATCATGGTTGTACCTCTTTTTCAGCCAGTCTCTGAAGGCGTGCTGACATTGATCACAATGGCATTCTCCTCCGTATTCGTTGGAAACATGCCACATCAAAAGGGCAGGATGGCTGCCGTACCTATCAGCCAGCAAGCGGTTGATCTCTCTCGTTTTTTCACGGTATACGTCTGAAGTGAAGCAATGATTGTGCCTTCCGCCATGCAGCTGTTTGACACGTTCCGCATTCACGCGCAGCACTTCCGGATACTTTTGCGACAGCCAAGCAGGACGGGCGCCGCTCGGTGTCGCTAATATAATCCGGCCGCCATTCCGGTGAATGCTCTCAAACATATCATCCAGCCATTCAAACGTATAGACGCCTTCCTCCGGCTCAAGAGCGCTCCATGAAAAAATCCCCACTGAAAATGTATTCGTATGGGCAAGCTTCATCAGCCTGATGTCATCCGCAAGAATATCCGGACGGTCAAGCCACTGATCCGGATTGTAGTCTCCCCCGTGAAGCATGTATTTTGCTTGTGTCGTATAAATTTTTGGCATGATACTCTCCTTTTTTAGACCATATTCTGCTGACTATCCTTTTGTTCCGCCTGCCGTCAATCCTGACACAAAGTTCTTTTGCAGCATGATAAAGATGACGGCTACCGGAATGCTGATCAAAATGGCGCCGGCGGCAAACGTCGTATAGCTGGCTCCCATCACTTCATTGACTAAATTGTATAAACCGATCGGCAATGTATACGACTCCGGTGTCCGCAATATCGTCGAAGACAAAACGAAATCCCCGAGCGGCCCGGTGAATCCGTTCATGGCAACGACCGCGATCATCGGTTTGGATAGCGGCATAATAATCTGCAGAAAAATCCTTGTATTGCTTGCGCCGTCAATCTTAGCGCTCTCATCCAAATCGATGGGAATCGAGTCCATATACCCTTTCATCAAATACGTGTTCATCGGTATGAGTCCGCCGATGTACAGCAAAATCAGCAGCCAATGGCTGTTCATCATTCCCAGCATCTGCGCTAAAACAAAGAGCGCAACCAAAGCCGAAAATTGAGAAATCATTTGCAGCAGCATGAACAAAACTAAAGCGTTTTTTCTTCCTTTAAAACGAAATCTTGAAAAAGCATAAGCTGTAAAAGAAACGCTGATGACCGACCCGACCATCGTAAAGATGCTGATTTTCAGCGAGTTTACATACCATTGCCCGTATTGGAGGCTCTCTTTGCCGGCGAATAATTCTCTATAGTGATCCAATGTCGGATTTGCCGGAATGATAGAAGTACTGACCAAACTGTTGCCGGGATTAAAGCTGGCTCCCACAGTCCAAAGCAGAGGGTAGATGATAACGGCTGTCATAAAAACCAACAGAGAGTAGGTCAGAAGGAGCCGAAAGAGTCTTCTTTTCTTCATATGTTAAGCCCCCTCTTTGAAAGAATTTGTCCGTCTGAACTGCCACAATGCGATCGAGATGACAAAGACCGACAGCAGGATCGTCAATGCGGCAGCTAAAGAGTACTGGCTCGACTGCATCGTTAATTTGTAAATCCAGGACACCAGGATATCGGTTCCTCCCGCTGTTGACCCGGGAACAGCCGGACCGCCTCCATTGAATAGATAAATAATATTGAAGTTATTAAAATTAAAAGTGAATTGCGTAATGATAATCGGCGCCATCGCGATTAAAATCAGCGGCAATGTGATATGCCTGAATTTCGAAAACGCAGACGCGCCGTCAATGGTCGCCGCTTCATAAAGGTCGTCCGGAATCGACTGCAGAACACCGGTCGTTACAATGAACACATAAGGAAATCCGAGCCATCCCTGCATGAGGATCAGCGCCAGCTTCGTCCAATTGGCATTCGTCATCCAAGGAATCGGATCGATGCCGAATGCGGCGAGGATTTGATGATTGAAAGCACCGAAGCTGTCATTAAAAAGGCCGGCAAACACGAGAATGGTAACAAAACCGGGCACGGCCCAAGGCAAGACCAGAATCGTCCGGAAAAACTTTTTGAAGCGGACTTCCTTCTGATTGACGACAACCGCCAACAAAATTCCCAACCCGACTTGGAGCGTGGAAGCGACAAGCGTCCAAACGATGGTCCAAGCTAAAACATCCAAAAAGGTCGACCGCCAAATATCAACGGTGAAAATTTCGGAAAACGTTTTAAGTCCTACCCAATCGACAAGATGGGCTGGCGGAGAATGGTAGAGGTTATAGTTTGTAAAAGCTAAGGCAAAGCTGAACAAAATCGGAAACACAACGGCAAAAATCAGGATGAACAGCGATGGCCCGCTGATGAGATACGGATATCCTTGCGCCATTAAGTTTTGATATTGTTCCTTGAGTGAACTGAGCTCCTTTTGTTCATCGCGCCTCTTTCCGTTTTGGTAGGCGTCCCGCAAATTGGCGTAATAGACAGCCAGCCCAAAACAGGTGACAATCACGGCAATGATGCCTTCTGCCAATAGAAAAATCGAGTTGTCGCGCGGCACTTCGGTTCCAAGTGTAAACACGCCCCACAGCCCCATATTCAGCAAATCGCCAAAAACCGCAAAGAACGAGACGCCTAAAAGAAGGAATAACAGACCCTTTATCCATTGTTTATTGTAGAATTGGCCCAAACCGGGAACGATTGATAATAGTAAAGCTTTTTTGCGATGCTGCACCTTCTCTTTCACCTCTTTATATTGACGTCCTGATCATAAATGGCGCCAAACTTAAGATAAGTTTGACACCACCCGCCCGCGGCTTATTTGCTGCCGCTGTGCTTCGCTTTGATCTGTCCTTGTATCGTTTCGGCGGCTTGATCAAGCGCTTTTTTCGGTTCGGCTTTTCCGGTTGCGATCGTTTGCAGAGCCGCATCCGCCGGCGTCCATACTTCATTCATCTCAGGAATATTCGGTGTCAACTCTGAGTACTGAGATTGTTCGGCAACAGCTTGAGCCGCTTCGCTTTTTGTGACGGCAGGATCATCCGCCAGTTCTTTGACAGCGGGAACTTCTTTTGTGATCTCATATCTCTTCTTTGAGTTTTCTTTATTGGCGAGGAAGACGACTAATTCTTCCGCTAGATCGGCATTCTTCGAATAAGCGCTTACATTGTAGCTTTTCACACCGACAAAAGAACTCATATGCTTGCCGTTGGACAGCTTAGGCAGCTTGGCAACCCCGTAGTTGATGCCCGCTTTTTTGAATGGTTCCAGATTCCATGGGCCTGAAATGATCGCTGCTGCTTTTCCTTCCGTAAACAGCGATTCCAGCACATTGATCCCCTGCTCCCCAATAATTCCGGCAGGGAACAGCCCCTCTTGATAAAACTTCTGAATGTACTCGGCGCCTTCGACTGCACCTTTGTTGTTCAAGCCGAGATCGGCCGGATCATAAGTGCCGTCTGCATCGCTCTTAAAAATGTAGCCGCCGTATCCTCCCATGACGCTCTGCGCATAATAAATCTGGTCAAACAGCGCCAGGAAGCCGAATTTTTTGCCGTCAGCCGTTTTTTTGGAATACTCATACCATTCATCCAGCGTTTTCGGCAGTTCTTTTTCAGAAATCAAATCTTTATTATAGTAGAGCATCGTCGTTTCGACCGCTTTCGGCAGGCCGTAGACCTTGCCGTTTGTCACCTGGGATCTCATTGCCGGTTCCGTATAGATCGATTGGATTTCTTTGTCCACCTTTAATTCCTTGATCAAACCTTCCGTTACCGCTGTCCCGATTTGGTCTCCAGGCATCGTTAACACATCCGGCCCCGTTCCCGCCGGTCCATCCATCCGCAAGTCTTCGATCTGCTTTGCATAAGGCTTTTCAACGACTTTGACAGATACGCCGTGCTCTTTTTCAAATTGGGCGACGGCATCTTTGATGCCTTCGCTTTTCTCTTTATCTTCCCAGACCACGAGTTCCTTTTGCTTCGAGTCTGATGCTCCATTGCTGCTCTCTTTAGGCCCGCAGGCAGTTAAAGACAAACTGAGAGCGATGACACTGCTGATTCCAACATATTTTTTCATATTCATCATTTGTCTCATTCCTTTTATTGGAGTGAAAGCGCTTTACAAAAACAATATAGCATGTCCCAGGAAAAGTGTAAACAATTATTTTACTTACTAAGGTAAAATATTTTACGAAAAAGCGCAGGCTGTTATTCAGCAGCCCGCGCTTTTTTAATTGGTGCTTTTCCTGACCACCAGCTCCGCACCGATATATAGCGTTTTTACAACTTTTCTTTTTTCAAGTATTTGCTCCAGAAGCAATTCAATAGCGTTTTTGCAAAGCTCTTTAATATCGATATGGAATGTCGTCAGCGGGGGAGATACGTATTTCGCCACACTGATGTTGT is a window encoding:
- a CDS encoding beta-galactosidase translates to MPKIYTTQAKYMLHGGDYNPDQWLDRPDILADDIRLMKLAHTNTFSVGIFSWSALEPEEGVYTFEWLDDMFESIHRNGGRIILATPSGARPAWLSQKYPEVLRVNAERVKQLHGGRHNHCFTSDVYREKTREINRLLADRYGSHPALLMWHVSNEYGGECHCDQCQHAFRDWLKKRYNHDLKSLNDAWWTPFWSHTFNDWSQIESPSPIGEHAVHGLNLDWRRFVTDQTISFFQNEIVPLKEITPNIPITTNFMADTHDLIPFQGLDYSRFAKHLDVISWDAYPAWHNDWESTADLAMKVGFINDLYRSLKQQPFLLMESTPSAVNWHDFNKAKRPGMHLLSSVQMIAHGSDSILYFQWRKSRGSSEKFHGAVVGHDNSTENRVFQEVVKVGQTLEQLSEVVGTNRPADTAILFDWENHWALADAQGFGLKTKRYMQTLHEHYRPFWERDIPVDVITKEQDFSSYRLLIAPMLYLASEETIARLKAFVANGGTLVMTYISGLVNEHDLTYLGGWHPDLKEIFGIEPMETDTLYPGDKNAVAYRNQSYELRDYATVLKINAAVAEGFYQDDFYANSPAVTSHRYQEGKTHYIGARLNDQFHRDFYQSLMEELSLKPAFPVNHGKGVSVQVRQNDEHDYIFVMNFTEKRQPVTFSSSVTDMLTGELITGDVTLDKYETRIAVNRKNM
- a CDS encoding sugar ABC transporter permease, whose product is MQHRKKALLLSIVPGLGQFYNKQWIKGLLFLLLGVSFFAVFGDLLNMGLWGVFTLGTEVPRDNSIFLLAEGIIAVIVTCFGLAVYYANLRDAYQNGKRRDEQKELSSLKEQYQNLMAQGYPYLISGPSLFILIFAVVFPILFSFALAFTNYNLYHSPPAHLVDWVGLKTFSEIFTVDIWRSTFLDVLAWTIVWTLVASTLQVGLGILLAVVVNQKEVRFKKFFRTILVLPWAVPGFVTILVFAGLFNDSFGAFNHQILAAFGIDPIPWMTNANWTKLALILMQGWLGFPYVFIVTTGVLQSIPDDLYEAATIDGASAFSKFRHITLPLILIAMAPIIITQFTFNFNNFNIIYLFNGGGPAVPGSTAGGTDILVSWIYKLTMQSSQYSLAAALTILLSVFVISIALWQFRRTNSFKEGA
- a CDS encoding sugar ABC transporter permease, with the protein product MKKRRLFRLLLTYSLLVFMTAVIIYPLLWTVGASFNPGNSLVSTSIIPANPTLDHYRELFAGKESLQYGQWYVNSLKISIFTMVGSVISVSFTAYAFSRFRFKGRKNALVLFMLLQMISQFSALVALFVLAQMLGMMNSHWLLILLYIGGLIPMNTYLMKGYMDSIPIDLDESAKIDGASNTRIFLQIIMPLSKPMIAVVAMNGFTGPLGDFVLSSTILRTPESYTLPIGLYNLVNEVMGASYTTFAAGAILISIPVAVIFIMLQKNFVSGLTAGGTKG
- a CDS encoding extracellular solute-binding protein; the protein is MMNMKKYVGISSVIALSLSLTACGPKESSNGASDSKQKELVVWEDKEKSEGIKDAVAQFEKEHGVSVKVVEKPYAKQIEDLRMDGPAGTGPDVLTMPGDQIGTAVTEGLIKELKVDKEIQSIYTEPAMRSQVTNGKVYGLPKAVETTMLYYNKDLISEKELPKTLDEWYEYSKKTADGKKFGFLALFDQIYYAQSVMGGYGGYIFKSDADGTYDPADLGLNNKGAVEGAEYIQKFYQEGLFPAGIIGEQGINVLESLFTEGKAAAIISGPWNLEPFKKAGINYGVAKLPKLSNGKHMSSFVGVKSYNVSAYSKNADLAEELVVFLANKENSKKRYEITKEVPAVKELADDPAVTKSEAAQAVAEQSQYSELTPNIPEMNEVWTPADAALQTIATGKAEPKKALDQAAETIQGQIKAKHSGSK
- a CDS encoding Ig-like domain-containing protein, which produces MVRLSIDEIKDVSINAVSGGNISLPESVKVTYNNGDEGSAVVTWDQKALKRAIKKGVGEYVIEGVVKGGKTVLAHLKILC
- a CDS encoding dienelactone hydrolase, yielding MLMLTAGFLYAFPVFQLPKPTGEYQVGTQTFHFVDSDRDEIFDEVKEGKRELMVQVWYPAKHADGRPAPFMEGSVLKEEPLSKTLSLPSIVTNYLTYIQSHSYEGAEIADNSRSYPLIILNHGYKSSRFFHTSQAENLASHGYIVASIDHTYSAFATAFPDGRMAPMKTDEYLIAEKNYRDKVGKVWTDDIKFVLDQFERINAGNLPTRLKGSVDMNHIGVFGHSFGGAASYDASYDSRVTAGIDLDGGLYRYHNRPGSTKPFLFMFSESTFNRFNKVRQKYVYTDKELKTMGATREEIAKETKDAEAEIAHFQNAGKYGGHILYVKGMEHYNFADVQFFTPFLRQTGMTGQIDPLRAASIVNAYTLSFFDKHLKNKSGRLLEGPADEFPEVKFADTLFDGRKQ
- the ald gene encoding alanine dehydrogenase, with product MIIGIPKEIKNNENRVAITPAGVVALAENGHQILIEQGAGIGSGFEDADYSAAGAAIIPEAKDVWAKAEMIMKVKEPISSEYGYFRKGLILFTYLHLAAEPQLAKALVESGVTAIAYETVQVNGTLPLLTPMSEVAGRMASQIGAQFLEKSKGGKGILLSGVPGVKRGKVTIIGGGAVGTNAAKIAVGLGADVTLIDLSAERLRQLDDMFGKDIQTLMSNPLNIAEAVKESDLVIGAVLIPGAKAPKLVTEEMIKSMSPGSVVVDVAIDQGGIIETVDKITTHDNPTYTTHGVVHYAVANMPGAVPRTSTIGLTNVTIPYAMQIAGKGVEKAIAENEALARGVNVANGSITYEAVARDLGYEYTSVEDALRQTAAV